The Pseudomonas sp. IB20 region ACCACGTCGATCAAGACCCAATTGATGAAGACCGGCACCGCCCGCTTCGCCAGCGATAACACCGACATGCAAAGCCAGGTCGACCAGCTCAAGTTGCAGAACCAGAGCGGCTTGTACAAGAAATCCACGGTCAGCAAGACCGGCAACATGGTCGCCGCCAAGTACCGCCTGGAAGGCTCCATCAGCTCCATCGTCAAACGCAGCTCGGACTACAAGGACGTGTTCTACAAGTTCAGCCTGCAACTGATCGACGTCGAGAGCGGCCTGGCCGAATGGATGGACGAAAAAGAAATCCGCAAAACCACGGAGCGCTAAGCAATGCGTGCATGGATCGGCATGATCGGCCTGCTGTGCGCCTTTGGCGCCTCGGCCGCCCCGAAGATCGCGGTGACCGACCTTGCCTACGAGGCGCGGGTCGAGGAATACATCCACGCGGTTTCGGCCAGCAATAACTTCCAAGCCAGCGCGTATAACGCCAGCGGTGCGTCGAGCTACAGCGAGTACGAAAGCCGCACCAGCTACATCGAACAGACCGAGCTGCGTAAATTCAGCGGTGATATCAAGGGCGAGATTCTCAAGTCGCGCCAGTTCCAGCTGGTGCAGGGCACGCCTTACACCGCCGATGCCAAGGGTGACGTGTATGACGTGATCAAGCGCATCAAGGCCGGCAACTTCAAGGGCGCGGACTACGTGTTGTTCGGCACCCTGTCAGACATCGACTTCACCCAGGACATCAACGCCCTGGACCACACCAATAGCTATTCGGCCGTGCTCGGCCTGACGCTGGTGGCGGATTTTAGCCTGATCAACACGCGCACCTTTGAGATCACCTCGGCGTTTACCGCCATGGGTGAAGGCCAGGACACGAAGCTGGTGAACAGCCGCGATGTTCGCGTGAGCTTGAACCGGCCGCGCGTGGTGAAGGAAGTGTCGAAAGCCTTGGGTGAGGATGTGGCACGGCAGTTGGCGGAGCAATTGGGCGGCGGGTATCAAGACCCGGGCAAGCCTGCGCTGCGCAATAACCTGCCAAGGGATGAGGCGCCGAAGATTCTGCGCTGAGCCGCGACTTCACAAGCAACACAAATCAAATGTGGGAGCTGGCTTGACTGCGATGCAGACACCTTGGTGTATCAGTTACACCAAGGTGCTGCTATCGCAAGCAAGCCAGCTCCCACATTTTTAATCTGGTTTCGTCAGTTAC contains the following coding sequences:
- the lpoB gene encoding penicillin-binding protein activator LpoB; this translates as MFARFSIIAVVALLASGCSNTSPVLGGKNISYGDTKAVELVTNEFGSTDLQMIAESMTRSLAQSGILQGRPVVQVYDVKNKTSEYIDTREITTSIKTQLMKTGTARFASDNTDMQSQVDQLKLQNQSGLYKKSTVSKTGNMVAAKYRLEGSISSIVKRSSDYKDVFYKFSLQLIDVESGLAEWMDEKEIRKTTER
- a CDS encoding penicillin-binding protein activator LpoB; its protein translation is MRAWIGMIGLLCAFGASAAPKIAVTDLAYEARVEEYIHAVSASNNFQASAYNASGASSYSEYESRTSYIEQTELRKFSGDIKGEILKSRQFQLVQGTPYTADAKGDVYDVIKRIKAGNFKGADYVLFGTLSDIDFTQDINALDHTNSYSAVLGLTLVADFSLINTRTFEITSAFTAMGEGQDTKLVNSRDVRVSLNRPRVVKEVSKALGEDVARQLAEQLGGGYQDPGKPALRNNLPRDEAPKILR